A single window of Flavobacterium sp. 140616W15 DNA harbors:
- a CDS encoding SulP family inorganic anion transporter, whose translation MKRKVNLFANLKSDFASGLVVFLVALPLCLGIAMASGAPLFSGIISGIIGGIVVGYLSQSHISVSGPAAGLTAIILTAITDLGAFDVFLTAVFIAGLIQLGLGFLKAGSISNYFPTNVIEGMLAGIGVIIILKQLPHAFGYDADFEGDQAFVQADGSNTISSLFEIFNHIHMGAVIITLVSFVILIAWDKVSFLKKLKLIPGALVAVIAGIILNEIFISSGSALAIGKEHLVSLPIPTSFEEFKAIIVTPNFAGVTNPQVWVVGITIAIVASIETLLCIEASDRMDAQKRYTNTNVELKAQGIGNMVSALLGGLPMTSVVVRSSANNNAGAKSKMSAIIHGVLLLISVLAIPVILNKIPLATLATILILVGYKLAKPATFIHFWEKGKYQFIPFVATLVFVVATDLLKGVALGIVISVIFVLRGNLKRAYSFKKEEYADGDVIHIDLAQEVSFLNKAAIKLTLNSIPENSKVIINAQDTVYIAHDILDLIKEFKETRAVDQNIKVKLKGFKKAYELENTPDLQNHVSIEHYYDVAKRAMVKKTEKEKF comes from the coding sequence ATGAAAAGAAAAGTAAATCTTTTTGCCAATCTTAAATCTGATTTTGCGTCAGGTTTAGTAGTTTTTTTAGTGGCTCTCCCATTGTGTTTAGGTATTGCAATGGCTTCTGGAGCTCCTCTGTTTTCTGGAATTATTTCTGGAATTATTGGAGGTATAGTTGTAGGTTATTTAAGTCAATCACATATTAGTGTATCAGGTCCTGCAGCTGGTTTAACAGCAATCATCCTAACAGCAATTACTGACTTAGGAGCCTTTGATGTGTTTTTAACTGCCGTTTTTATTGCAGGATTAATCCAGTTAGGATTAGGTTTCTTGAAAGCGGGGAGTATATCTAATTATTTTCCAACCAATGTAATCGAAGGGATGTTAGCAGGTATCGGAGTTATTATAATTCTGAAACAATTGCCACATGCGTTTGGTTATGATGCTGATTTTGAAGGAGATCAGGCGTTTGTTCAAGCTGATGGAAGTAACACAATTTCATCTTTGTTTGAAATCTTCAACCATATTCATATGGGGGCAGTTATCATTACCCTTGTCTCTTTTGTTATATTAATTGCATGGGATAAAGTTTCTTTTTTGAAAAAGCTTAAATTAATTCCTGGTGCTCTTGTAGCTGTAATTGCAGGGATAATCTTAAATGAAATTTTTATTTCTTCAGGAAGTGCTTTAGCTATTGGTAAAGAGCATTTGGTATCGCTACCAATTCCTACTTCATTTGAAGAATTTAAAGCAATTATTGTAACGCCTAATTTTGCTGGAGTAACGAATCCTCAAGTTTGGGTTGTAGGTATAACAATTGCGATTGTAGCTTCTATCGAGACGTTACTATGTATCGAAGCATCAGATAGAATGGATGCACAAAAGAGATACACAAATACGAATGTTGAGCTTAAAGCACAAGGTATCGGAAACATGGTAAGTGCTCTTTTAGGAGGTTTGCCAATGACATCAGTTGTTGTTAGATCTTCAGCAAATAATAATGCTGGAGCAAAATCAAAAATGTCTGCAATTATCCATGGTGTTTTATTATTGATAAGTGTATTGGCTATTCCAGTTATTTTAAATAAAATTCCATTAGCTACTTTGGCTACTATATTAATATTAGTAGGTTATAAATTGGCTAAACCAGCAACTTTTATTCATTTTTGGGAAAAAGGAAAGTACCAATTCATCCCATTCGTAGCAACCTTAGTATTTGTTGTAGCAACAGATTTGCTTAAAGGAGTTGCTTTAGGGATTGTAATTAGCGTTATTTTCGTCTTGAGAGGTAATTTAAAAAGAGCATATAGCTTCAAAAAGGAAGAATATGCTGATGGAGACGTAATTCATATCGATCTTGCTCAAGAAGTTTCTTTCTTGAATAAAGCTGCTATAAAACTTACATTAAATTCGATTCCAGAAAATTCTAAAGTAATTATCAACGCACAGGATACCGTGTACATTGCTCATGATATTCTAGATTTAATAAAAGAGTTTAAAGAAACAAGAGCTGTTGATCAGAATATTAAAGTGAAGCTTAAAGGATTTAAAAAAGCTTACGAGTTAGAAAACACTCCCGATTTACAAAATCATGTATCTATAGAACATTATTATGATGTTGCAAAAAGAGCAATGGTTAAAAAAACAGAAAAAGAAAAATTTTAA
- a CDS encoding META domain-containing protein: protein MIKKMAIFAILGIVLFSCDATKNKATVTNAATELNGTWELNYITGPRIAFDGLYPNKKPTITFDTKENRVSGNNSCNSFTGKLNVDGHKINFRDGLATTKMMCIDNQGEQVFMDTMLKITSYDITDNGKTLNFISGDIAMMRFTKK, encoded by the coding sequence ATGATAAAAAAAATGGCAATCTTCGCTATATTAGGAATTGTTTTATTTTCATGTGACGCTACAAAAAATAAAGCTACAGTTACAAATGCAGCAACAGAACTTAATGGAACTTGGGAGTTAAATTATATTACAGGACCCAGAATCGCTTTTGACGGTTTGTACCCAAATAAAAAACCAACGATAACTTTTGATACTAAAGAGAATAGAGTTTCTGGAAACAATAGTTGTAACTCTTTTACTGGAAAACTAAATGTTGATGGTCATAAAATTAATTTTAGAGACGGATTAGCAACCACTAAAATGATGTGTATAGATAATCAAGGAGAACAGGTTTTTATGGACACCATGTTAAAGATAACTTCTTATGATATTACAGATAACGGAAAAACATTGAACTTTATTTCTGGTGATATCGCTATGATGCGATTTACAAAAAAATAA
- a CDS encoding LETM1-related biofilm-associated protein, translating into MINPSATGWIDKFFSKQKFAEHIVTETNNSFYQKVRATGFIYGHIITIETPVPIKTKGWFKTEISKVALLNTLFGIYSLTKSDTNSERFITEALTFYNQMNPEGFNPFKILLPKSSDSLTLENIINERVQTNDSIISKNFSHLVTNALLFIDVLAFRQYLIHGAIPEKYLKKIEETVMSIVALALKTKTNKSQYDDLLIKLFEASIRYSKFSKVTVETLETLQLHHFTNELEKYYLIDMAGMALWSDGVIENEEAYFLHTLSSILEVSDDFVTESIKSTNAFITEHKKEIPYFNYSNPVKHFYDQMTMGVITLIKRNKNRLIKEIIQSKELMILLANSTLRDLDASEKKKVKKQLLDICKTIPSLTIFLLPGGSLLLPILIKFIPTLLPSAFNENLNDENE; encoded by the coding sequence ATGATTAACCCTTCAGCAACTGGTTGGATAGATAAATTTTTTAGTAAACAAAAGTTCGCAGAACATATAGTTACTGAAACTAATAATTCATTTTATCAAAAAGTTAGAGCAACAGGTTTCATTTATGGTCATATAATTACAATTGAAACCCCTGTACCAATTAAGACAAAAGGTTGGTTTAAAACTGAAATTTCAAAAGTAGCTTTATTAAATACTTTATTCGGTATTTACTCTTTAACTAAAAGCGATACTAATTCAGAACGTTTTATTACTGAAGCATTGACTTTTTATAATCAAATGAATCCCGAAGGTTTTAATCCCTTCAAAATACTACTCCCAAAAAGTAGTGATTCATTGACTTTAGAAAATATTATCAATGAACGCGTTCAGACGAATGATAGTATCATTAGCAAGAACTTTTCTCATTTAGTGACAAATGCATTACTTTTTATAGATGTTTTGGCTTTTCGTCAATATTTAATTCATGGGGCAATTCCTGAGAAATACCTTAAGAAAATTGAAGAAACCGTTATGAGTATTGTAGCATTGGCTTTAAAAACCAAAACAAATAAATCACAGTACGATGATTTATTGATTAAACTTTTTGAGGCTTCAATACGGTATAGCAAATTTTCTAAAGTTACTGTTGAAACCTTAGAGACATTACAATTACATCATTTTACAAATGAACTAGAGAAATATTATCTAATTGATATGGCCGGAATGGCTTTATGGAGTGATGGCGTTATAGAGAATGAAGAAGCTTATTTTTTACATACCCTATCAAGTATATTAGAGGTATCTGATGATTTTGTAACAGAAAGCATTAAAAGTACTAATGCATTTATTACTGAGCACAAAAAAGAGATTCCGTATTTTAATTACTCCAATCCGGTAAAGCATTTTTATGACCAAATGACAATGGGAGTTATTACGCTTATAAAACGCAATAAAAACCGACTCATTAAGGAAATCATCCAAAGTAAAGAATTAATGATTCTCCTTGCCAATTCGACGCTTAGAGATCTAGATGCAAGCGAAAAGAAGAAAGTAAAAAAACAATTATTAGATATTTGTAAAACGATTCCATCACTAACAATATTTTTACTTCCAGGTGGAAGTTTGTTATTACCTATATTAATCAAGTTCATCCCCACCTTATTGCCATCGGCATTTAATGAGAACTTAAATGATGAAAACGAATAA
- a CDS encoding superoxide dismutase family protein, with translation MKKIILSLVVIATVITGCKTKNNSEDSKKLTIALEPKSNSSVSGTATFVEKKGEVTFVAKISGLQPGVHAIHIHEKSDCTAADGSSAGGHWNPTFKKHGKWGVGEYHKGDIGNFTADEKGNGTITLKTDEWCIGCGDPAKDILGKGLIVHQDPDDFTSQPAGNAGARVACSAIIK, from the coding sequence ATGAAAAAAATAATTCTATCTCTTGTAGTAATTGCTACGGTTATTACTGGATGTAAAACTAAAAATAACTCAGAAGATTCTAAAAAATTAACCATCGCACTTGAGCCTAAAAGCAATAGTTCAGTATCTGGTACTGCAACTTTTGTAGAGAAAAAAGGTGAAGTAACATTTGTTGCAAAAATTAGTGGTTTACAACCCGGAGTTCATGCAATACACATTCATGAAAAATCAGATTGTACTGCCGCTGATGGAAGTTCTGCTGGAGGACATTGGAATCCAACATTTAAAAAACATGGGAAATGGGGTGTTGGCGAATATCATAAAGGTGATATCGGAAACTTTACTGCAGATGAAAAAGGAAACGGAACTATTACATTAAAAACAGACGAATGGTGTATCGGTTGTGGTGATCCTGCAAAAGATATTTTAGGAAAAGGATTAATCGTACATCAAGATCCAGATGATTTTACCTCGCAACCAGCGGGAAATGCAGGAGCAAGAGTTGCTTGTTCGGCAATCATCAAATAA
- a CDS encoding branched-chain amino acid aminotransferase, translating to MSTTQTNKIEIVKATSSKINDVDFENLSFGAVFTDHLFECDFKNGEWQTPVIKPYAPILMDPSSKVFHYGQAIFEGMKAYKDDKDAIWLFRPEENHKRFNASAVRMAMPEIPESIFLDGLNELLKLDAEWVKRGNGSSMYIRPFMIATGAGVVANPSDEYKFMILLSPAKSYYAGEVKVIIAEHYSRAANGGIGAAKAAGNYGAQFYPTNLANKDGFQQVIWTDDATHTKLEEAGTMNVFFRINDTLLTAPTSERILDGITRKSLLAIAEKEGLKTEVRSVLASELVEAAKDGSLKEIFGAGTAAVVSVIKGFSYKDEYHELPKVADSYASLLKEKLTGIQNKLAEDTFNWTVQVK from the coding sequence ATGAGTACAACTCAAACAAACAAAATTGAAATAGTTAAAGCAACTTCATCTAAAATAAATGATGTAGACTTTGAAAACTTAAGCTTTGGTGCTGTATTTACAGACCATTTATTTGAATGTGATTTTAAAAATGGAGAATGGCAAACACCAGTCATTAAGCCTTATGCTCCAATTTTAATGGATCCTTCTTCAAAAGTCTTCCATTATGGTCAAGCAATTTTTGAAGGAATGAAAGCTTATAAAGATGATAAAGATGCTATTTGGCTTTTTAGACCTGAGGAAAACCACAAGCGTTTTAATGCTTCTGCAGTTAGAATGGCAATGCCGGAAATTCCTGAGTCTATTTTCTTAGATGGATTAAATGAGTTATTAAAATTAGACGCTGAATGGGTTAAAAGAGGAAACGGAAGTAGTATGTATATCCGTCCGTTTATGATTGCAACTGGCGCTGGAGTTGTTGCAAACCCATCTGATGAATATAAATTTATGATTTTGCTTTCACCTGCAAAATCATACTACGCTGGAGAAGTAAAAGTTATTATTGCTGAGCATTACAGTAGAGCCGCAAATGGTGGTATCGGAGCTGCAAAAGCTGCTGGTAACTATGGTGCACAGTTCTACCCAACAAATTTAGCCAACAAAGACGGATTCCAACAAGTAATCTGGACTGATGATGCTACTCACACTAAACTTGAAGAAGCAGGTACAATGAATGTATTCTTCAGAATCAATGATACTTTATTAACTGCTCCAACAAGCGAAAGAATTCTAGACGGAATTACTCGTAAAAGTTTACTTGCAATTGCAGAAAAAGAAGGATTAAAAACAGAAGTTCGTTCTGTATTAGCCTCTGAATTAGTTGAAGCTGCAAAAGATGGATCATTAAAAGAAATTTTTGGTGCAGGTACTGCTGCTGTAGTAAGTGTCATTAAAGGATTCTCATACAAAGATGAATATCATGAATTACCTAAAGTAGCTGATTCTTACGCTTCTCTTCTAAAAGAAAAACTAACAGGAATACAAAACAAACTAGCTGAAGATACTTTTAACTGGACTGTTCAAGTAAAATAA
- a CDS encoding DUF4251 domain-containing protein, translated as MKTKLSILLVLSFFFSFSVFAQKKSSKELKAEKEIQQQKQIETLIDSKNFVFEAQKLSPRGGRIIILDYNTYFLDFTQEKVTCDLPFFGRGYNIAYGGEGGMKFEGAPENIIVEKKKKSYNLKAIVKGKKDVYNLIFSIFFNGSTTLSINSNNLSSITYYGEISAPKVDADKK; from the coding sequence ATGAAAACTAAATTATCCATTTTATTAGTGCTGTCATTCTTTTTCAGTTTCTCTGTTTTTGCACAAAAAAAATCTTCTAAAGAGCTTAAAGCTGAAAAAGAAATACAGCAGCAAAAACAAATTGAAACTCTAATTGATTCGAAGAACTTTGTGTTCGAAGCTCAGAAACTTTCTCCGCGTGGAGGAAGGATCATCATATTAGATTATAATACTTATTTTTTAGATTTTACTCAAGAAAAAGTAACTTGTGACTTGCCGTTTTTTGGGCGTGGTTATAATATTGCTTATGGAGGAGAGGGAGGTATGAAATTTGAAGGTGCACCCGAAAATATAATAGTTGAAAAAAAGAAAAAGAGCTATAATCTTAAAGCTATTGTTAAAGGGAAAAAAGATGTTTATAACTTGATATTCTCTATTTTTTTTAATGGAAGTACGACACTTTCAATAAATAGTAATAATTTATCATCAATTACATATTATGGTGAAATAAGCGCGCCGAAAGTAGATGCTGATAAAAAATAA
- the mnmD gene encoding tRNA (5-methylaminomethyl-2-thiouridine)(34)-methyltransferase MnmD: MKREIIQTLDGSTTIHLEEWGECYHSKHGAIQEAKHVFIQNGFSLFDDKPISILEIGFGTGLNAFITFLEANKKGQSINYVGVEAYPVAANEVLMMNYVTELGADEYNGVFKNMHEMSWDETIALTDLFALTKRKQFFQEIDDVAVFDLIYFDAFGYPVQPELWSTEIFRRMYAALKPNGVLVTYAARGVVKRSMIEVGFTVEKLAGPPGKREMFRARKVM, from the coding sequence GTGAAAAGAGAAATAATTCAAACTCTAGATGGCTCAACGACAATTCATTTGGAAGAGTGGGGCGAATGTTATCATTCTAAACATGGAGCAATTCAAGAAGCAAAGCATGTCTTTATACAAAATGGGTTTTCGTTATTCGATGATAAGCCTATCTCAATATTAGAAATTGGTTTTGGAACTGGATTGAATGCCTTTATTACTTTTTTAGAAGCAAACAAAAAAGGACAAAGTATTAATTATGTTGGAGTAGAAGCATATCCAGTTGCAGCTAATGAAGTGCTTATGATGAATTATGTAACCGAATTAGGAGCTGACGAATATAATGGTGTGTTTAAAAACATGCATGAAATGAGTTGGGACGAAACAATTGCGCTTACTGATTTATTTGCATTAACTAAAAGAAAACAGTTTTTTCAGGAAATCGATGATGTTGCCGTTTTTGATTTAATTTATTTTGATGCTTTTGGCTATCCAGTACAACCAGAACTTTGGAGTACTGAAATATTTAGAAGAATGTATGCTGCTTTAAAGCCAAATGGTGTTCTTGTAACTTATGCCGCTCGAGGCGTTGTTAAAAGAAGTATGATTGAGGTAGGATTTACTGTTGAAAAATTAGCTGGGCCTCCAGGAAAAAGAGAGATGTTTAGGGCTCGTAAAGTGATGTAA
- the can gene encoding carbonate dehydratase: MKEFYKQILDNNKKWVEKSLASDPNYFADLAKGQTPPLLWIGCSDSRVPANEIIGAKPGEVFVHRNIANMVVHSDMNMLSVLDYAVNVLKVKHVIVCGHYGCGGVKTAMGNQSVGIIDNWIRHIKDEYRLHDKYLNSIEDETERFNAFVEVNAKEQVYNLAKTSIVQGAWKNGQDLMLHGWVYGLNSGFVTDLNVNISSNDELDEVYQLKL, translated from the coding sequence ATGAAAGAGTTTTATAAACAAATATTAGACAATAATAAAAAGTGGGTTGAAAAATCATTAGCTAGCGATCCTAATTATTTTGCAGATTTAGCAAAAGGACAAACACCACCTTTATTATGGATAGGTTGTTCAGATAGTCGTGTTCCTGCAAACGAAATTATTGGAGCAAAACCAGGTGAAGTTTTTGTACATAGAAATATTGCCAATATGGTTGTTCATTCTGATATGAACATGTTAAGTGTTTTAGATTATGCAGTTAATGTTTTAAAAGTTAAACACGTTATAGTTTGTGGGCATTATGGTTGTGGTGGTGTAAAAACTGCTATGGGTAATCAATCAGTAGGAATTATTGATAACTGGATCCGTCACATTAAAGATGAATACCGCTTACACGATAAGTATTTAAATTCCATTGAAGATGAAACAGAACGTTTCAATGCTTTTGTAGAAGTAAATGCTAAAGAACAAGTTTACAACTTAGCAAAAACTTCTATTGTACAAGGTGCATGGAAAAACGGTCAAGATTTAATGTTGCACGGTTGGGTTTATGGTTTAAATTCAGGATTTGTAACTGATCTAAATGTAAATATTAGTTCGAATGATGAGCTTGATGAAGTTTATCAATTGAAATTGTAA
- a CDS encoding nucleoside triphosphate pyrophosphohydrolase family protein yields the protein MQKQIDAVKEFHTAFKIGHSESPIADLGETKNILRYNLMKEENEEYLEAVKNNDLVEIADALGDMMYILCGTIIEHGLQGKIEAVFDEIQQSNMSKLGEDGQPIYREDGKVMKGPNYFKPDFSKILK from the coding sequence ATGCAAAAACAAATTGATGCAGTGAAGGAATTTCATACTGCTTTTAAAATTGGACATAGCGAATCACCAATTGCAGATTTGGGAGAGACAAAAAATATACTTCGTTACAATTTGATGAAAGAAGAAAATGAAGAATATCTTGAGGCAGTTAAAAATAATGATTTAGTAGAGATTGCCGATGCTTTAGGAGATATGATGTATATTCTGTGTGGAACAATTATTGAACATGGTTTACAAGGAAAAATTGAAGCTGTTTTTGATGAAATTCAACAAAGCAATATGAGTAAGCTAGGAGAGGATGGACAGCCTATATATCGTGAAGATGGAAAAGTAATGAAGGGGCCAAATTATTTTAAACCTGATTTTTCTAAGATTTTAAAATAA
- a CDS encoding LysR substrate-binding domain-containing protein: MTITQLQYVLAVAEYKNFTLAAEKCFVTQPTLSMQIQKIEEELSILIFDRSKKPIQLTEIGQKIVNQAKNIVNEADRIKDIVEQQKGFIGGEFKLGIIPTVMPTLLPMFLNNFIKKYPKVKLLIEELNTDEIITKLKNGHLDAAIAVTPLEDEKIKEIVLYFEPFVAYIPEQHSIFQKEEIEVSDLNINEILLLQDGHCFRDGILNLCKNGTDVEHNAFQIQSGSFETLIKLADEGLGTTLLPYLHTIDLKETDKLKLRHFKEPKPAREVSLIYPKSELKIQIIDALRNTIAGVVKGAIVFQNVQIISPIQKK, encoded by the coding sequence ATGACCATAACTCAACTACAGTACGTTTTAGCCGTTGCTGAATACAAGAACTTTACTCTCGCTGCCGAAAAATGCTTCGTTACTCAACCTACGCTTAGTATGCAAATACAAAAAATAGAAGAAGAACTTAGCATCTTAATATTTGACAGAAGCAAAAAACCAATTCAACTTACTGAAATTGGCCAAAAGATCGTAAATCAAGCCAAAAACATTGTTAATGAAGCCGATAGAATAAAAGATATAGTCGAACAACAAAAAGGTTTTATTGGTGGCGAATTCAAATTAGGAATTATTCCAACAGTTATGCCTACGCTTTTACCAATGTTCTTGAATAATTTTATCAAGAAATATCCAAAAGTTAAGCTATTAATAGAAGAGCTTAATACAGACGAAATTATAACCAAATTAAAAAATGGACATCTTGATGCTGCAATTGCAGTAACGCCATTAGAAGATGAAAAAATAAAAGAGATCGTTCTTTATTTTGAACCTTTTGTTGCTTATATCCCAGAGCAACATTCTATTTTTCAAAAAGAAGAAATCGAAGTATCTGATTTAAATATCAACGAGATATTACTTCTACAAGATGGACATTGTTTTAGAGATGGTATTTTAAATCTTTGCAAAAACGGTACAGATGTTGAGCACAATGCTTTCCAGATACAAAGCGGTAGTTTTGAAACTCTTATAAAATTGGCAGACGAGGGTTTAGGCACAACTTTGTTGCCTTATTTACATACAATAGATTTAAAAGAAACAGACAAATTAAAGCTACGTCACTTTAAGGAACCTAAACCTGCCAGAGAAGTAAGTTTAATCTATCCAAAAAGTGAATTAAAAATTCAAATCATTGATGCCTTACGAAACACGATTGCTGGTGTTGTAAAAGGAGCTATTGTTTTTCAAAATGTTCAGATAATAAGTCCAATACAGAAGAAATAA
- a CDS encoding Dps family protein yields MKTNILGLPVKESELIVEELNVLLSNFQVYYQNLRGIHWNIRGKRFFDLHVKFEELYTDAQLKIDLIAERVLTLGGTPLHTFEDYIKNNKIVVGKNISNDEKAIHLIVDSLTDLLKIERDILVKSDEINDEGTNSMMSDFISEQEKTIWMMKAWLEEDL; encoded by the coding sequence ATGAAAACTAATATTTTAGGATTACCAGTAAAAGAGTCAGAATTAATTGTTGAAGAATTAAATGTCTTACTATCAAATTTTCAAGTTTATTATCAGAACTTGCGAGGAATTCACTGGAATATTCGCGGAAAACGTTTTTTTGATTTACATGTAAAGTTTGAAGAATTATATACAGATGCTCAATTAAAGATTGATTTAATTGCTGAGAGAGTTCTTACATTAGGAGGAACACCATTACATACTTTTGAGGATTATATTAAAAATAATAAAATTGTAGTTGGAAAAAATATCTCGAATGATGAAAAAGCAATTCATTTAATTGTGGACTCATTAACAGATTTGCTGAAGATTGAAAGAGATATTTTGGTGAAATCAGATGAAATAAATGATGAAGGTACAAATTCGATGATGAGTGATTTTATCTCTGAGCAAGAGAAAACAATTTGGATGATGAAAGCATGGTTAGAAGAGGATTTGTAA
- a CDS encoding lactonase family protein yields MITNKFKKKTTFLLITILTCINLYSQDNYVFFGSYNWDKTTNGIYVYQLDTINGRLKKITTVRNIANPSFLTLSPNGKYLYACTESKTPDAGSVSSFEFNPEKKTLNFMNSQKSGGENPVYVTVHKNGRWLINGNYTEGSVSVFPIAEDGKIEPIAQNFQYTEGSVNPKRQDRSHIHSTIFSPNYDYIFFPDLGADKIRCYQFDSNQSQPLQTTENPFEKAPLGSGPRHFTFHPNGKFGYCIEELSGTISAYKYINGKLDAFQRINTHPETLKNNFESSDIHISPDGKFLYASNRGLENNIAIFSITEDGILKNIGYQSTLGEHPRVFALNPSGSFLIATNTGNGNVIVFKRDKETGLLKKVGKKITIRNVSCVQIKQY; encoded by the coding sequence ATGATAACCAATAAATTTAAAAAGAAAACAACCTTTCTTTTAATTACTATTCTCACGTGTATCAATCTTTATTCACAGGATAATTATGTTTTTTTTGGTTCGTATAATTGGGATAAAACTACCAACGGAATTTATGTATACCAACTAGACACTATAAACGGAAGGCTAAAAAAAATCACTACAGTAAGAAATATTGCCAATCCTTCTTTTCTAACCTTATCACCTAACGGAAAATATCTATATGCATGTACCGAAAGTAAAACTCCAGATGCTGGAAGCGTAAGTAGTTTTGAGTTCAATCCTGAAAAGAAAACACTTAATTTTATGAATAGCCAGAAAAGTGGAGGTGAAAATCCAGTTTATGTAACAGTTCATAAAAACGGAAGATGGCTTATTAATGGCAATTATACCGAAGGAAGTGTTTCGGTTTTCCCAATTGCTGAAGATGGAAAAATAGAACCAATTGCTCAAAACTTTCAATATACAGAAGGAAGTGTAAATCCAAAAAGACAAGACCGATCTCATATACACTCTACAATATTCTCTCCTAATTATGATTATATCTTTTTTCCAGATTTAGGCGCAGATAAAATAAGATGTTACCAATTTGATTCTAATCAAAGTCAACCTTTACAAACTACCGAAAACCCTTTTGAGAAGGCTCCTCTTGGAAGCGGTCCAAGACATTTTACTTTTCATCCTAACGGAAAATTTGGATATTGTATAGAAGAACTTTCAGGAACTATTAGCGCGTACAAATATATAAACGGAAAACTAGATGCCTTCCAGAGGATAAATACACATCCTGAAACATTAAAAAATAATTTTGAAAGCTCAGACATTCACATTTCGCCAGACGGAAAGTTCTTGTATGCATCTAATAGAGGACTAGAAAACAATATTGCTATTTTTTCTATTACCGAAGATGGCATATTAAAAAACATTGGTTATCAATCGACTCTAGGAGAACACCCAAGAGTGTTTGCATTAAATCCATCTGGAAGTTTTTTAATTGCAACCAATACTGGTAACGGGAATGTTATTGTATTTAAAAGAGATAAAGAAACTGGATTATTGAAAAAAGTAGGCAAAAAAATTACAATCAGAAATGTTTCCTGCGTCCAAATCAAACAATATTAA